A stretch of the Amycolatopsis sp. BJA-103 genome encodes the following:
- a CDS encoding sigma-70 family RNA polymerase sigma factor, with amino-acid sequence MDGDGFPVRRTGGGETWISPACWDDLAKAAAGGEPHGMDDLMAALMPWARHYTETRLGGRDLTYLEPADIAQEICLAVFVAVPGHGLRGGSFLFLMRAIAANKVADVFRKAARSKQVLTGELPDRPAVATEEPEERALRDDLGVRLGKLMRMLPVSHREVLGMRVIGQLTSNETAAALGTTSSRVRVTKHRAISRLRACAQRQDALI; translated from the coding sequence ATGGACGGCGACGGGTTTCCGGTGCGAAGAACCGGCGGCGGTGAGACCTGGATTTCCCCTGCCTGCTGGGACGATCTGGCCAAGGCCGCGGCGGGCGGTGAGCCGCACGGCATGGACGACCTCATGGCCGCGCTCATGCCGTGGGCGCGGCACTACACGGAAACCCGTCTGGGTGGTCGTGACCTGACCTATCTCGAACCCGCCGACATCGCGCAGGAGATCTGCCTCGCGGTCTTCGTCGCGGTTCCCGGCCACGGGCTGCGCGGCGGTTCTTTCCTGTTCCTCATGCGCGCCATCGCGGCGAACAAGGTCGCCGACGTCTTCCGGAAGGCGGCGCGGAGCAAACAGGTCCTGACCGGTGAACTCCCGGATCGCCCGGCCGTCGCCACGGAGGAACCGGAAGAGCGGGCACTGCGGGACGACCTCGGGGTCCGGCTCGGCAAGCTGATGCGGATGCTGCCGGTCTCGCACCGGGAAGTACTGGGAATGCGGGTGATCGGCCAGCTGACGTCGAACGAGACGGCGGCGGCACTCGGTACGACGTCGTCGCGCGTGCGGGTGACCAAACACCGGGCGATCAGCAGGCTGCGGGCCTGCGCTCAGCGCCAGGACGCCTTGATCTGA
- a CDS encoding beta-1,3-glucanase family protein produces MRIRQKIRRVLTALAVVLPLVTGVSALAAPTAVAAGPDPLPLTVTNNSNRSDAVYLYVLGTNLNTGRLGYVNAGGAFTPWPPGANPPSPAPDVAIAGPGNGGSTTLRIPRMLSGRVYLSFGQKIKFFLTPDGLVQPAPWAGGDPNRDILFDWSEFTYDNGGLFINSSQVDMFSVPHAVGLTNGAGVNKEAGRLKAGGRENIFNAVQGQAGFSNLAYNRLRVLAPGKGLDAGKFSGNYLDGYVTNAWNTYKSTPLTVVPFEAEPGKKFTGRTGGDDVMRFTNTSGATVASFSKPSTRDVFNCDGRLQAPNDQVVGPIARTLCAALHRSTLGSLHTQPTYDAGQFYKQSVTDHYSRIVHEQMVDGKAYGFAFDDVGHFESLVHDGDPRTARIVLTAF; encoded by the coding sequence GTGCGCATCCGTCAGAAGATCCGGCGCGTCTTGACCGCGCTGGCGGTCGTTCTCCCCCTGGTCACCGGAGTCTCGGCCCTCGCGGCACCCACCGCGGTCGCCGCCGGTCCCGATCCGCTGCCGCTCACCGTCACCAACAATTCGAACCGCTCCGACGCGGTCTACCTCTACGTGCTCGGCACGAACCTCAACACCGGCAGGCTCGGCTACGTCAACGCCGGCGGCGCCTTCACCCCGTGGCCGCCGGGCGCGAACCCGCCGAGTCCCGCGCCGGACGTCGCGATCGCGGGCCCCGGCAACGGCGGCTCGACCACTCTGCGGATCCCGCGGATGCTCTCGGGCCGCGTCTACCTGTCGTTCGGGCAGAAGATCAAGTTCTTCCTGACCCCGGACGGCCTGGTGCAGCCCGCGCCGTGGGCCGGTGGCGATCCGAACCGGGACATCCTGTTCGACTGGAGCGAGTTCACCTACGACAACGGCGGGCTGTTCATCAACAGCTCGCAGGTGGACATGTTCAGCGTCCCGCACGCCGTCGGGCTGACCAACGGCGCCGGGGTGAACAAGGAAGCCGGGCGGCTCAAGGCGGGCGGCCGCGAGAACATCTTCAACGCCGTCCAAGGGCAGGCCGGTTTCTCGAACCTGGCGTACAACCGGCTGCGGGTCCTCGCTCCGGGCAAGGGTCTCGACGCCGGGAAGTTCAGCGGGAACTACCTCGACGGCTACGTCACGAACGCCTGGAACACCTACAAGTCGACACCGCTGACCGTGGTCCCGTTCGAGGCCGAACCCGGCAAGAAGTTCACCGGCCGGACCGGCGGGGACGACGTCATGCGGTTCACGAACACCTCGGGCGCGACAGTGGCGTCGTTCAGCAAGCCGAGCACCCGCGACGTCTTCAACTGCGACGGGCGGCTGCAGGCGCCGAACGACCAGGTCGTCGGCCCGATCGCGCGGACGCTGTGCGCGGCGCTGCACCGGTCGACCCTCGGTTCCCTGCACACGCAGCCGACGTATGACGCGGGCCAGTTCTACAAGCAGTCCGTGACCGACCACTACTCGCGGATCGTCCACGAGCAGATGGTCGACGGCAAGGCCTACGGGTTCGCGTTCGACGACGTCGGGCACTTCGAGTCGCTGGTGCACGACGGTGACCCGCGTACCGCGCGGATCGTCCTGACGGCGTTCTAG
- a CDS encoding terpene synthase family protein, translating into MQAFTLPEFYVPHPARMNPHLEAARAHSMAWAREKGMLDSPSPSGDAVWTEEALAKMDYALLCAHTHPDCDGPSLDLVTDWYVWVFFFDDDFLAQFKYTRNTEGAKAYLDRLELFMTGPGETSPEPENPAEAGLQDLWARTIPSMSEAWRRRFVTSTHNLMVESLWELDNIDRGRIANPIEYVQMRRRVGGAPWSANLIEYTVGAEVPDKIAATRPMEVLRDTFADAVHLRNDLFSYQREVREEGENSNAVLVFEKFLDCPTQDAAELTNDLLTSRLQQFENTALVEVPALLAEHDVSLPEQIGVGLYVKGLQDWQSGGHEWHAKSSRYMNEGPVSGVNGPAGLGTDSLRLSPNRLGLVQRTRQQAPAPFAPVGHLPLPEFRMPYPIRTSPHLAAAREYAPTWARAMGMFDAVPGVEHGAIWDERRFRGFDFPHCAAMIHADSDLEQLKVSSDWLAWGTYGDDYFPLIFGMRRDPVAAKLCSDRLSLFMPLDGEPVPEPANPVELGLVDLWNRTAGPLSPPARADFRRAIESMTASWVWEVANQAQNRVPDPVDYVEMRRRTFGSDLTKSLARLELGDVVPPEIYQNRVLYELDTAAQDYATFTNDLFSYQKEIEYEGEVHNLVHVVERFLAVDRIEARDIAARLMNARMEQFEQLADEDLPRMCDDLGLDDEIRAVLTRYADNMKEWMSGILEWHRKCVRYTQGELERSRTPEPPVFSLKPSGIGMSAWRIGSAAR; encoded by the coding sequence ATGCAGGCATTCACCTTGCCCGAGTTCTACGTTCCGCATCCGGCGCGGATGAACCCGCACTTGGAAGCCGCGCGGGCGCACAGCATGGCCTGGGCCAGGGAAAAGGGAATGCTCGATTCGCCGTCCCCGTCCGGTGACGCCGTCTGGACCGAAGAAGCGCTGGCGAAGATGGACTACGCGCTGCTCTGCGCGCACACTCATCCGGACTGTGACGGGCCGTCCCTCGATCTGGTCACGGATTGGTACGTCTGGGTGTTCTTCTTCGACGACGATTTCCTCGCCCAATTCAAGTACACCCGCAACACCGAAGGCGCCAAGGCTTATTTGGACCGGCTGGAACTGTTCATGACCGGGCCGGGGGAAACGTCGCCGGAACCGGAGAACCCCGCCGAGGCGGGCCTCCAGGATCTTTGGGCACGCACCATTCCCTCGATGTCGGAAGCGTGGCGGCGGCGTTTCGTCACCAGCACGCACAATCTGATGGTCGAATCGCTCTGGGAACTGGACAACATCGACCGCGGCCGGATCGCGAACCCCATCGAGTACGTCCAGATGCGCCGTCGCGTCGGCGGGGCGCCGTGGTCGGCGAACCTGATCGAGTACACCGTCGGCGCCGAAGTGCCGGACAAGATCGCGGCGACCAGGCCGATGGAGGTCCTGCGCGACACCTTCGCCGACGCTGTCCACCTTCGCAACGACCTCTTTTCCTACCAACGTGAGGTGCGCGAGGAGGGCGAGAACTCCAACGCCGTCCTCGTCTTCGAGAAGTTCCTCGACTGCCCGACGCAGGATGCCGCCGAGCTCACCAACGACCTGCTGACCTCGAGGCTGCAGCAGTTCGAGAACACCGCGCTCGTCGAGGTGCCCGCGTTGCTGGCCGAACACGACGTCTCGCTGCCCGAACAGATCGGGGTCGGCTTGTACGTCAAGGGCCTGCAGGACTGGCAGTCCGGCGGCCACGAATGGCACGCGAAGTCGAGCCGGTACATGAACGAGGGCCCGGTCTCCGGCGTGAACGGGCCGGCAGGACTCGGCACGGACTCGCTGCGGCTCTCGCCGAACCGGCTGGGCCTGGTCCAGCGGACGCGGCAGCAGGCGCCCGCGCCGTTCGCGCCGGTCGGGCACCTGCCGCTGCCCGAATTCCGCATGCCGTACCCGATCCGCACCAGCCCGCATCTCGCCGCCGCGCGGGAATACGCCCCGACCTGGGCGCGGGCGATGGGCATGTTCGATGCGGTGCCGGGCGTCGAGCACGGCGCGATCTGGGACGAGCGCCGGTTCCGCGGTTTCGACTTCCCGCACTGCGCGGCGATGATCCACGCCGATTCGGACCTCGAGCAGCTCAAGGTGTCTTCGGATTGGCTCGCCTGGGGTACCTACGGCGACGACTACTTCCCGCTGATCTTCGGGATGCGGCGGGACCCCGTCGCGGCGAAGCTCTGCAGCGACCGGCTCTCCCTGTTCATGCCGCTCGACGGCGAGCCGGTGCCGGAGCCCGCGAACCCGGTCGAACTCGGGCTCGTCGATCTGTGGAACCGCACCGCGGGGCCGTTGAGCCCGCCCGCGCGCGCGGATTTCCGCCGGGCGATCGAGAGCATGACCGCGAGCTGGGTCTGGGAGGTGGCGAACCAGGCGCAGAACCGCGTCCCCGACCCGGTCGACTACGTGGAGATGCGGCGCCGCACCTTCGGGTCCGACCTGACGAAGAGCCTCGCCCGGCTCGAACTCGGTGACGTCGTCCCGCCGGAGATCTACCAGAACCGGGTCCTGTACGAACTCGACACCGCCGCCCAGGACTACGCGACGTTCACCAACGACCTGTTCTCGTACCAGAAGGAGATCGAATACGAGGGCGAGGTGCACAACCTGGTCCACGTCGTCGAGCGGTTCCTCGCCGTGGACCGGATCGAGGCCCGCGACATCGCCGCCCGGCTGATGAACGCGCGGATGGAACAGTTCGAGCAGCTCGCGGACGAGGACCTGCCGCGGATGTGCGACGACCTCGGGCTCGACGACGAGATCCGCGCCGTGCTCACCCGGTACGCGGACAACATGAAGGAATGGATGTCCGGAATCCTGGAATGGCACCGGAAATGCGTGCGGTACACGCAGGGAGAGCTGGAGCGCTCCCGCACTCCCGAGCCGCCGGTGTTCTCGCTCAAGCCGAGCGGGATCGGCATGTCTGCCTGGCGGATCGGGAGTGCGGCGCGCTGA
- a CDS encoding DUF3800 domain-containing protein, with protein MPLEIACDESGSEGEKLIGGQTDVFAHAGVRLSIEEAADCLAELRRRIRSPAVEYKANHLLRTKHRRVLEWFLGSLGPVRGRAHVYLVDKKLLLANELRGLLGLDVSPDDGLLAAFNDVLRTRNRRDPAAGSFFALAGDSGELRAKVAELRDAKVLDPLVPAILRAVGRWSEDGEPVFLVHDEQPSLKGERLAEIEASPGLAGLKFVDSRTDPRVQVADFLVGVARRIAEDELNGNGDAVLTALLAPYVDSKSLWN; from the coding sequence GTGCCCCTGGAGATCGCTTGCGACGAGTCCGGGTCCGAGGGCGAGAAACTGATCGGCGGGCAGACCGACGTGTTCGCGCACGCGGGGGTCCGGCTGAGCATCGAAGAGGCCGCGGACTGCCTGGCCGAGCTGCGGCGCCGGATCCGCTCGCCGGCGGTCGAGTACAAGGCCAACCACCTGCTCCGCACGAAGCACCGGCGGGTCCTCGAATGGTTCCTCGGGTCGCTGGGCCCGGTCCGCGGGCGCGCGCACGTGTACCTCGTGGACAAGAAGCTGCTGCTGGCGAACGAACTCCGCGGGCTCCTCGGCCTGGACGTCTCGCCGGACGACGGGCTCCTGGCCGCGTTCAACGACGTGCTGCGGACCCGGAACCGCCGGGATCCGGCGGCGGGATCGTTCTTCGCGCTGGCCGGGGACTCCGGGGAACTGCGCGCGAAGGTCGCCGAGCTGCGTGACGCCAAGGTCCTCGATCCGCTGGTGCCCGCGATCCTCCGCGCGGTCGGACGCTGGAGTGAAGACGGCGAGCCGGTCTTCCTCGTCCACGACGAACAGCCGTCGCTCAAGGGGGAGCGGCTCGCCGAAATCGAGGCGAGCCCGGGTCTCGCCGGACTGAAGTTCGTGGATTCGCGGACCGATCCGCGGGTGCAGGTCGCGGACTTCCTGGTCGGTGTCGCCCGGCGGATCGCCGAGGACGAACTGAACGGGAACGGGGACGCGGTCTTGACCGCGCTGCTGGCACCGTATGTCGACTCGAAGTCGCTCTGGAACTGA
- a CDS encoding ArsR/SmtB family transcription factor produces the protein MDDVFKALADPSRRRLLDDLNARNGQTLRELCAGLDMARQSVSKHLAVLEAANLVTTVRRGREKLHYVNAEPINAIAERWIDRYHQGRVDALADLKLALEQEPMTTNEFVYTSYIRTTPERLWKALTDPAFTKQYWGCEFTSDWKPGSTMAWEQLGEKLEDPEQVVLESDPYRRLSYTWHTFTPEFAKSVGLDDDVSAKLRAESRSKVTFDLEPVGDTVKLTVVHDGFDQGSTALEMVKGGWPSILSSLKTLLETGAPLPEPA, from the coding sequence ATGGACGACGTGTTCAAGGCGCTGGCCGACCCCAGCCGCCGCCGGTTGCTCGACGACCTGAACGCCCGCAACGGCCAGACCCTCCGCGAGTTGTGCGCGGGGCTGGACATGGCGCGGCAGTCGGTCAGCAAGCATCTGGCCGTGCTGGAGGCGGCCAATCTGGTGACCACGGTGCGGCGTGGGCGCGAGAAGTTGCACTACGTGAACGCGGAGCCGATCAACGCGATCGCCGAACGCTGGATCGACCGGTATCACCAGGGCCGGGTCGACGCGCTCGCCGACCTCAAGCTGGCATTGGAGCAAGAACCCATGACCACCAACGAATTCGTCTACACCAGCTACATCAGGACGACGCCGGAGCGCCTCTGGAAGGCGTTGACCGATCCGGCCTTCACCAAGCAGTACTGGGGCTGTGAGTTCACTTCGGACTGGAAGCCGGGGTCGACGATGGCCTGGGAGCAGCTCGGCGAGAAACTGGAGGATCCCGAACAGGTCGTGCTGGAGTCCGATCCGTACCGGCGGCTGTCCTACACCTGGCACACCTTCACCCCGGAGTTCGCCAAGTCGGTGGGGCTCGACGACGACGTGTCGGCGAAGCTGCGGGCCGAGTCGCGGTCGAAGGTGACGTTCGACCTCGAACCGGTCGGCGACACGGTGAAGCTGACCGTGGTCCACGACGGTTTCGACCAGGGCAGCACCGCGCTGGAGATGGTCAAGGGCGGCTGGCCGTCGATCCTGTCGAGCCTCAAGACGCTGCTCGAGACCGGTGCGCCGCTGCCTGAACCCGCGTAA
- a CDS encoding FG-GAP repeat domain-containing protein, translating into MRRTIRPALALVGLLAGLLVAPTVAGAEVAVTASPASQKAAADFDGDGFADKAVWRPGTGVWYVIRSSNGSVATQQWGVSGDVPVAADYDGDHRADFAVWRPSNGIWYIIQSSTGAVVTQQWGTPGDIPLTGDFNGDGRSDFTVWRPSNGVWYVLGIATVQWGVSGDVPVSGDFNADGNADFTVWRPSDGVWYVRGIATQQWGTAGDIPVAGDFNADGRADFAVWRPGNGVWYVLGIATQQWGTAGDVPVAGNFGGDPRADFVVWRPSNGTWYGLNLFTTQWGTPGDIPV; encoded by the coding sequence ATGCGAAGAACTATTCGGCCGGCGTTGGCGCTGGTTGGTCTGCTCGCTGGTCTGCTCGTGGCGCCGACCGTCGCCGGTGCCGAGGTCGCCGTCACCGCCTCGCCCGCATCGCAGAAAGCCGCCGCGGATTTCGACGGCGACGGATTCGCCGACAAGGCGGTTTGGCGCCCCGGAACCGGTGTCTGGTATGTGATTCGTAGCAGCAACGGCAGTGTGGCGACTCAGCAATGGGGTGTCTCCGGTGACGTGCCGGTGGCCGCGGATTACGACGGCGATCACCGGGCCGACTTCGCCGTGTGGCGGCCGAGCAACGGTATTTGGTACATCATCCAGAGCAGCACCGGCGCCGTGGTGACCCAGCAATGGGGAACGCCCGGCGACATTCCGCTGACCGGCGATTTCAATGGTGACGGCCGCTCGGACTTCACCGTCTGGCGCCCGAGCAACGGCGTCTGGTACGTGCTCGGTATCGCCACGGTGCAGTGGGGTGTGTCCGGTGACGTCCCGGTGTCCGGCGATTTCAACGCGGACGGCAATGCCGATTTCACCGTCTGGCGCCCCAGTGACGGCGTTTGGTACGTGCGGGGAATCGCGACCCAGCAGTGGGGGACCGCGGGCGATATTCCGGTGGCGGGTGATTTCAACGCGGACGGGCGTGCCGACTTCGCCGTGTGGCGGCCGGGCAATGGCGTTTGGTACGTGCTCGGTATCGCGACCCAGCAGTGGGGGACCGCGGGCGACGTTCCGGTGGCGGGCAATTTCGGCGGTGACCCTCGGGCGGACTTCGTGGTGTGGCGTCCGTCGAACGGCACCTGGTACGGCCTCAACCTGTTCACCACCCAGTGGGGTACGCCGGGAGACATCCCGGTCTGA
- a CDS encoding helix-turn-helix domain-containing protein — METKKRPRSVLVGAFTLLDALIRHQGEAGLTQLANSCSLPKATVHRLLEQLTELEVVERSENRYRVGVQAFRLGQSWQPYPRLLELARGQLRGLAAATRASSVLAVPCDGRILIAAASLIRPEHDLLLRPGSTVPQRTGRFSPDWQAEHGLVVTEASVRLPTGGTVGSIAAVIAVPRPPGGVSDAVARTARTLSAALVNQPTQDDRDRRNPLLSRQGSARL, encoded by the coding sequence ATGGAGACAAAGAAAAGACCCAGAAGCGTCCTCGTCGGCGCTTTCACCCTATTGGATGCACTGATACGACATCAAGGTGAAGCAGGATTGACCCAGCTGGCCAATTCCTGCTCACTGCCGAAAGCGACCGTACACCGATTACTCGAGCAATTGACCGAGCTGGAGGTTGTCGAACGCAGCGAGAACCGCTATCGCGTCGGCGTGCAGGCATTCCGGCTCGGCCAGTCGTGGCAGCCGTATCCACGACTGCTGGAGCTCGCCCGCGGTCAGCTCCGAGGGCTGGCCGCGGCCACCCGGGCCAGTTCGGTACTCGCCGTACCCTGCGACGGGCGCATCCTGATCGCCGCCGCCAGTCTCATCCGGCCGGAGCACGATCTCCTGCTACGGCCGGGATCGACCGTGCCGCAACGGACCGGCCGCTTTTCCCCCGACTGGCAGGCCGAGCACGGCCTCGTCGTCACCGAAGCGTCGGTCAGGTTGCCGACGGGCGGAACGGTCGGTTCGATCGCGGCCGTGATCGCCGTGCCGCGGCCGCCCGGCGGCGTGTCCGACGCCGTCGCCCGCACCGCCCGCACCCTCAGCGCGGCGCTCGTGAACCAGCCCACGCAGGATGACCGGGACCGGCGGAATCCGCTCCTGAGCCGCCAAGGGAGCGCCAGACTGTAG
- a CDS encoding DUF5994 family protein, which produces MRADARTPETAERLRLKPRNSESGFVDGAWWPRSRDLTTEVPELATALDGRIGPVWRVAFPPSGWAVTVRELIYQGRLVKLEGIDSQNVHVVHVTGGNMHRVTLLVVPPEADPAAAEAVLVAASGQNSVAGPEALLDEFGARPAPENALARWESEGGHGDVAGI; this is translated from the coding sequence ATGCGCGCCGACGCCCGCACCCCGGAAACCGCCGAGCGGCTGAGGCTCAAGCCCCGCAACTCGGAGAGCGGTTTTGTCGACGGCGCCTGGTGGCCCCGGTCCCGTGACCTGACGACAGAGGTGCCCGAACTCGCCACGGCGCTCGACGGCCGGATCGGCCCGGTATGGCGGGTGGCGTTCCCGCCGTCGGGCTGGGCGGTCACGGTCCGCGAGCTGATCTACCAGGGACGGCTGGTCAAACTGGAGGGGATCGACTCGCAGAACGTCCATGTCGTGCACGTGACCGGCGGGAACATGCACCGGGTCACCCTCCTGGTCGTCCCGCCGGAGGCGGACCCGGCCGCCGCCGAGGCAGTGCTGGTCGCGGCCTCCGGGCAGAACAGCGTGGCGGGCCCGGAGGCGCTCCTTGACGAGTTCGGCGCGCGGCCCGCTCCGGAAAACGCCCTCGCCCGTTGGGAATCCGAGGGCGGGCACGGTGACGTCGCCGGAATCTGA
- a CDS encoding HPF/RaiA family ribosome-associated protein: protein MTADRQDQSLIVERLRLGTGFSASEHDWVAERLAALGSRLRSFHEGQVDLEISVKDRHGTGQQLTLECRIHRLPGVHLVAGSSAPDLPVALNEVRTDMIRQVDHAKTRTEPRRNRALRQTPAPPAPGV from the coding sequence ATGACCGCCGACCGGCAGGACCAGAGCCTGATCGTCGAACGGCTCCGTCTCGGCACCGGATTTTCCGCCTCCGAACACGATTGGGTCGCCGAAAGGCTGGCCGCGCTCGGTTCCAGGCTGCGTTCCTTCCACGAAGGCCAGGTCGATCTCGAAATCAGCGTCAAAGACCGGCACGGCACGGGGCAGCAGCTCACCCTCGAATGCCGGATCCACCGCCTGCCCGGCGTGCACCTGGTGGCCGGTTCGTCCGCACCGGACCTGCCGGTCGCCCTCAACGAGGTCCGCACCGACATGATCCGCCAGGTCGACCACGCGAAAACCCGCACCGAACCCCGCCGCAACCGCGCGCTGCGGCAAACCCCGGCCCCGCCCGCCCCGGGAGTGTGA
- a CDS encoding fatty acid desaturase family protein: MTTTTRELDRAQVELIGKELDSLRQRMVADLGAEDADYIRRVVAVQRLSEVSGRVLLFAGWFPPAWFAGVGALALSKILDNMEIGHNVLHGQYDWMKDPTLNSRTFEWDMVCPSEQWRRSHNFMHHTYTNILDKDRDVGYGIIRIAEDQKWNPYYLGNPLYAAAQALFFEYGIMLHDLEADRIVQGRRSWADVRPLLGPMLRKVARQAGKDYVLFPALTGPLFPVTLAANVSANLIRNLWAFSIIFCGHFPDGAEVFTEEESENESKGQWYLRQMLGSANITGSPLFHLLSGNLSHQIEHHLFPDIPSRRYPRIAAEVRAVCEKHDLPYNTGSLSKQLGSVVRKIFRLALP; the protein is encoded by the coding sequence GTGACCACGACGACCCGAGAACTCGATCGAGCCCAGGTGGAGCTCATCGGCAAAGAGCTGGATTCGCTGCGTCAACGGATGGTGGCGGATCTCGGTGCGGAGGACGCCGACTACATCCGCCGGGTCGTCGCGGTGCAACGGCTCAGCGAGGTTTCGGGCCGGGTGCTCCTGTTCGCGGGCTGGTTCCCGCCCGCGTGGTTCGCCGGTGTGGGCGCGCTGGCGTTGTCGAAGATCTTGGACAACATGGAGATCGGGCACAACGTCCTGCACGGTCAGTACGACTGGATGAAGGACCCGACGCTGAACTCGCGGACCTTCGAATGGGACATGGTCTGCCCGAGCGAACAGTGGCGCCGCTCGCACAACTTCATGCACCACACCTACACCAACATCCTCGACAAGGATCGCGACGTCGGTTACGGCATCATCCGGATCGCCGAAGACCAGAAGTGGAATCCTTACTACCTCGGCAATCCGCTCTACGCGGCCGCGCAGGCACTGTTCTTCGAGTACGGGATCATGCTGCACGACCTCGAAGCGGACCGGATCGTGCAAGGTCGCCGGTCCTGGGCGGACGTCCGCCCGTTGCTCGGACCGATGCTGCGCAAGGTGGCGAGGCAGGCGGGCAAGGACTACGTGCTCTTCCCCGCGCTGACCGGCCCGCTGTTCCCGGTGACCCTGGCGGCGAACGTCAGCGCGAACCTGATCCGCAACCTCTGGGCCTTCTCGATCATCTTCTGCGGTCACTTTCCCGACGGCGCCGAGGTTTTCACCGAAGAGGAGAGCGAGAACGAGAGCAAGGGGCAGTGGTACCTGCGCCAGATGCTCGGCTCGGCGAACATCACCGGAAGCCCGTTGTTCCACCTGCTGTCCGGGAACCTCAGTCACCAGATCGAACACCACCTGTTCCCGGACATCCCGTCCCGCCGCTATCCGCGGATCGCCGCGGAGGTCCGCGCGGTCTGCGAGAAGCACGATCTGCCCTACAACACCGGCTCCCTGTCGAAGCAACTCGGCTCGGTCGTTCGCAAGATCTTCCGTCTCGCTTTGCCGTGA
- a CDS encoding AI-2E family transporter, producing MADPRHEPEVPDDARPVVPRLLRVAAELGWRLLVVGATLYLLGLALGYLSSVVVPVSIALLLAAMLAPAVTFLVRHRIPRGLAVVIVLIGGLAVLGGLLTFVVLTFVNGLPALRVQLTKSVDAVANWLTTGPLHLSAAQLRDSVNELVTTLTNSQTGFTAGALTTAATVGGVLAQALLVLFVLIFLLADGPGIWTFLLRAVPAGTRTRADVAGRRSLAALVSYVRATIAVATVDAVGIGIGMAVLGVPLAIPLSALVFLGAFVPIIGSVVVGTVAVLIALVSNGLVPALILLGVVLVVQQLESHLLQPILLGRAVRLHPLAVVLAIATGLLVGGIAGALLAVPLLAVLNSAIRSLRSEADEHVDPADVHASRPAESGPPEPGLDREPELRQGDPP from the coding sequence ATGGCCGATCCCCGGCACGAGCCGGAAGTCCCTGATGACGCCCGGCCGGTGGTGCCGCGCCTGTTGCGGGTGGCCGCGGAGCTGGGGTGGCGGCTGCTCGTCGTCGGCGCGACCCTTTACCTGCTCGGGCTGGCCCTCGGCTACCTCTCCTCGGTGGTCGTGCCGGTGTCGATCGCCCTCCTGCTGGCCGCGATGCTGGCCCCGGCGGTGACCTTCCTCGTCCGTCACCGGATCCCTCGCGGCCTCGCCGTCGTGATAGTCCTGATCGGCGGGCTCGCGGTGCTGGGCGGCCTGCTGACCTTCGTGGTGCTCACCTTCGTCAACGGGCTTCCCGCCTTGCGAGTCCAGCTGACGAAGAGTGTCGACGCCGTGGCGAACTGGCTCACCACCGGTCCGCTCCACCTCAGCGCCGCGCAGCTGCGCGATTCGGTCAACGAGCTGGTGACCACGCTGACCAACTCCCAGACCGGGTTCACCGCCGGCGCGCTGACCACGGCCGCCACCGTCGGCGGCGTGCTGGCGCAGGCGTTGCTCGTGTTGTTCGTCTTGATCTTCCTGCTCGCGGACGGGCCGGGGATCTGGACGTTCCTGCTGCGTGCGGTGCCCGCCGGAACGCGGACCCGGGCCGACGTCGCCGGGCGGCGAAGCCTGGCCGCGCTCGTCAGTTACGTACGCGCGACGATCGCGGTGGCCACGGTGGACGCGGTCGGCATCGGTATCGGCATGGCCGTACTGGGTGTCCCACTGGCCATTCCCTTGTCGGCGCTGGTGTTCCTCGGCGCGTTCGTGCCGATCATCGGTTCGGTCGTGGTGGGCACGGTCGCGGTCCTGATCGCGCTGGTCTCCAACGGGCTCGTCCCGGCGCTGATCCTGCTCGGCGTCGTTCTCGTCGTCCAGCAACTGGAAAGCCATCTGCTGCAACCGATTCTGCTCGGCCGGGCGGTGAGGCTCCATCCGCTCGCGGTGGTGCTCGCCATCGCGACCGGGCTGCTCGTCGGCGGTATCGCCGGGGCGCTGCTGGCCGTTCCCCTCTTGGCGGTGCTCAACTCCGCCATCCGGTCTTTGCGCAGCGAGGCCGACGAACACGTCGATCCGGCCGACGTCCACGCGAGCAGGCCCGCGGAGTCCGGCCCGCCCGAACCCGGCCTCGACCGGGAACCCGAACTACGGCAAGGAGATCCCCCGTGA